A genomic window from Sorex araneus isolate mSorAra2 chromosome 2, mSorAra2.pri, whole genome shotgun sequence includes:
- the MIP gene encoding lens fiber major intrinsic protein has protein sequence MWELRSASFWRAVFAEFFATLFYVFLGLGASLRGAPGPLYVLQVALAFGLALATLVQIVGHVSGAHVNPAVTFAFLVSSQMSLLRALCYVAAQVLGAVSGAAVLYSVTPAASRGNLALNTLRPGLGAGQATVVEMFLTLQLVLCIFATYDERRNGRLGPVALAVGFSLTLGHLFGMYYTGASMNPARSFAPAILTRNFTNHWVYWVGPVLGGGVGSLLYDFLLFPRLKSVTERLSILRGARPSDARGQAEGPGAPVELKTQAL, from the exons ATGTGGGAACTGAGGTCAGCCTCTTTCTGGAGGGCTGTCTTTGCTGAGTTTTTTGCCACCCTCTTCTACGTCTTCCTCGGGCTGGGAGCCTCGCTTCGTGGGGCCCCGGGACCCCTGTATGTCCTGCAGGTGGCTCTGGCCTTTGGCCTGGCCTTGGCTACGCTGGTGCAGATCGTGGGTCACGTCAGCGGGGCCCACGTCAATCCTGCAGTCACTTTTGCCTTCCTGGTGAGCTCTCAGATGTCACTGCTCCGGGCCCTCTGCTATGTGGCAGCCCAAGTCCTGGGAGCTGTGTCCGGGGCTGCAGTGCTGTACAGTGTGACGCCAGCCGCCTCCCGAGGAAACCTAGCGCTTAACACG TTGCGTCCTGGGCTCGGCGCGGGCCAGGCCACCGTGGTGGAGATGTTCCTGACGCTGCAACTGGTGCTCTGCATCTTTGCCACGTATGACGAGAGGAGGAACGGCCGCCTGGGCCCCGTGGCCCTGGCCGTTGGTTTCTCCCTCACCCTGGGGCACCTCTTTGGG atGTATTATACAGGGGCCAGCATGAACCCTGCCCGCTCCTTTGCTCCTGCCATCCTCACCCGAAACTTCACCAACCACTGG GTGTACTGGGTGGGCCCAGTCCTTGGAGGGGGCGTGGGCAGTCTTCTCTAcgactttctcctctttccccggCTCAAGAGTGTCACTGAGAGACTGTCCATCCTCCGGGGTGCCAGGCCCAGTGATGCCAGAGGACAGGCAGAGGGCCCAGGGGCACCTGTTGAACTGAAAACCCAGGCCCTGTAA